The Echeneis naucrates chromosome 8, fEcheNa1.1, whole genome shotgun sequence genome has a window encoding:
- the fbxl19 gene encoding F-box/LRR-repeat protein 19 isoform X1 yields MSGSKALGGGAGGGARRRRTRCRRCQACMRTECGECHFCKDMKKFGGPGRMKQSCLLRQCTAPVLPHTAVCFACGEAGKEDTVDSEEEKFSLSLMECTICNEIIHPSCLKMGKAEGIINDEIPNCWECPKCHKEGKTSKDQADGSGKRRLDNGEVGRWKLTDDPPPKKKVPPSMDEAGRTEGGHKRKKEKELPQDSGPKKKMKGAHEKRLKKSNGPASSGTGGAGGLQGSSTSSSSQPGGGSGGVGGGAGGTSSADQRSHHREKLERFKRMCLLERRAESSSSSSSSSESDSESDSDESLRGEQGGGSSPSSSSPAPPPPMVYANSSGGRTERERNRSERERERERERRLAELGFSASEESEGEGGRGEEEEREEEQGGGDKARRRGGGDSGIPSRGRKGGLLDGEEEDRTRKNASSLPPPSPLSSNQMPPSSQHDSFPGKQRSNGQEARNGRTRGGTGREGGEKENASGVLTNHRHSGGGGGGTKGSGSRGNKIRSNNKNQASRNNVSSSSSSIPTSNGGGGGGPGGGGLMMSAMAASPCSQPSRIAPRSQMMKRSPPAVPSPPRPIQMERHLVRPPPACPEPSCLPLDCGTSHIMTRDVWLRVFTYLSHRELCVCMRVCRTWSRWCCDKRLWTQIDLSRQRSITPPMLSGIIRRQPVSLNLGYTNISKKQLMWLINRLQGLLELNVSGCPWPVVSALCQAVCPCLRLLDVSRVEDLKDSHLRELLAPPPDTRTAHGETRVGRFQNVSELRLAGLDLTDASSRLLVRYVPHLSRLDLSQCGNITDQTVHTITSPISPLRESLTHINLAGCVKVTEQCVPLLRRCSSLQTVDLRSCSLLSSETGQLLSFPALAATATSSTSSSSSSANTAAASSSSSTSASSSSSCPPEDRTLLKNS; encoded by the exons ATGTCGGGCAGTAAGGCgctgggtgggggggctggCGGGGGGGCGAGGCGCAGGCGGACACGGTGCCGGCGCTGCCAGGCTTGCATGAGGACGGAGTGTGGCGAGTGTCACTTCTGTAAGGACATGAAGAAATTTGGAGGTCCTGGCCGCATGAAGCAGTCCTGTCTCCTGAGACAGTGCACAGcg ccagTGTTGCCTCACACTGCCGTGTGCTTTGCGTGTGGAGAGGCGGGAAAGGAAGACACTGTGGACTCTGAGGAGGAGAAGTTCAGCCTCTCTCTGATGGAATGCACCATCTGTAATGAAATCATCCACCCCAGCTGTCTGAAG ATGGGCAAAGCTGAAGGAATCATCAACGATGAGATCCCAAACTGCTGGGAGTGTCCAAAGTGTCACAAAGAGGGCAAGACCAGCAAG GACCAGGCCGATGGATCTGGGAAACGAAGGCTTGACAATGGGGAGGTGGGTCGCTGGAAGCTCACAGATGATCCTCCTCCTAAAAAGAAAGTACCCCCTTCCATGGACGAGGCAGGGAGGACGGAAGGGGGAcacaagaggaagaaggagaaggagctgCCTCAGGACAGCGGGCCCAAGAAGAAG ATGAAAGGAGCTCACGAAAAACGCCTCAAAAAG TCCAATGGTCCAGCCTCCTCAGGTAcgggaggagctggaggactgCAGGGCTCCTCCACCTCATCTTCTTCTCAGCCTGGAGGAGGCAGTGGGGGAGTCGGGGGAGGAGCTGGGGGGACATCGAGTGCAGACCAGCGCTCCCATCACAGAGAGAAACTGGAGCGTTTTAAAAGGATGTGCCTGCTGGAGCGTCGGGCTGAGTCCtcgtcttcatcctcctccagtTCTGAGTCCGACTCTGAGTCTGACTCCGATGAGTCCTTGAGGGGAGAGCAGGGGGGAGGCTCCTCACCCTCATCGTCCTCCCCTGCACCGCCTCCTCCCATGGTCTACGCCAACAGCAGTGGGGGCCGGACGGAGCGGGAGAGGAATCgcagtgagagggagagggagagggagagagagagacgcctGGCTGAGCTCGGCTTCAGTGCCAGCGAGGAGtcggagggggagggaggaaggggtgaggaggaggagcgggaaGAGGAGCAGGGAGGCGGAGACAAAGCCCGGcgaagagggggaggagattCGGGGATACCTTCACGAGGACGGAAAGGAGGGCTCttggatggagaggaggaggacaggaccaggaaaaacgcctcctccctccccccgcCTTCACCCCTCTCCTCCAATCAGATGCCTCCGTCTTCGCAACACGACAGCTTTCCGGGGAAGCAGCGCAGCAATGGGCAAGAAGCGCGCAATGGACGGACACGAGGTGGGAcgggaagggagggaggggagaaggaAAATGCCAGTGGGGTTCTGACCAATCACAGACAcagtgggggaggaggaggagggactaAAGGCAGCGGAAGTCGTGGCAATAAGATCCGTAGCAACAACAAGAACCAGGCATCCAGGAACAAcgtctcttcctcctcctcctccatccccacCTCTAATGGCGGCGGAGGGGGAGGTCCAGGGGGAGGCGGCCTGATGATGTCAGCGATGGCGGCATCTCCCTGCTCCCAGCCGTCGCGCATCGCCCCACGCTCTCAAATGATGAAGCGCAGCCCCCCGGCTGTGCCATCCCCCCCTCGACCCATTCAGATGGAGAGACACCTGGTGCGCCCGCCGCCTGCCTGCCCCGAGCCCAGCTGTCTGCCTCTGGACTGTGGAACGTCCCATATCATGACACGGGATGTTTGGCTCAGAGTCTTCACCTACCTGAGTCACCGggagctgtgtgtctgcatgagGGTCTGTCGCACCTGGAGCCGCTG GTGCTGTGACAAGAGGCTGTGGACTCAGATCGACCTCAGCCGGCAGCGCTCCATCACCCCCCCCATGCTGAGTGGTATCATCCGGCGACAGCCTGTCTCCCTCAACCTGGGCTACACCAATATCTCCAAGAAACAGCTGATGTGGCTTATCAACCGCCTGCAAG GTCTGCTGGAGCTCAATGTATCTGGGTGCCCGTGGCCAGTGGTTTCAGCTCTATGTCAGGCTGTCTGTCCCTGCCTGAGGCTGCTGGATGTCAGCAGAGTGGAGGACCTCAAAGACTCGCACCTGAGAGAGCTGCTTGCCCCCCCACCTGACACCAGGACAG CCCATGGTGAAACCAGAGTGGGCCGTTTCCAGAATGTgagtgagctgcgattggctggTTTGGACTTGACAGATGCTTCATCTCGTCTGTTGGTGCGTTACGTCCCTCACCTGAGCAGGTTGGACCTCAGTCAGTGTGGAAACATCACAGACCAGACGGTCCACACCATCACCTCCCCCATCTCCCCCCTGAGAGAGAGCCTCACCCACATCAACCTGGCAG GTTGTGTTAAAGTGACGGAGCAGTGTGTCCCGCTGCTGCGCCGCTGCTCCTCCCTGCAGACGGTTGACCTGCGCTCCTGTTCCCTCCTCTCATCTGAGACCGGGCAGCTTCTCTCCTTCCCCGCCCTCGCTGCCACTGCCACCTCCTCcacatcctcttcttcctcttctgccaacacagctgctgcttcatcttcctcatccacgtctgcctcctcctcttcttcctgtcctcctgAAGACAGAACGCTGCTCAAGAACAGCTAA
- the ube2m gene encoding NEDD8-conjugating enzyme Ubc12 — protein sequence MIKLFSLKQQKKEEESAGGNRTGAGGKKASAAQLRIQKDINELNLPKTCEINFPDDDDLLNFRLIISPDEGFYKGGKFVFSFKVGQGYPHDPPKVKCETMVYHPNIDLEGNVCLNILREDWKPVLTINSIIYGLQYLFLEPNPEDPLNKEAAEVLQTNRRLFEQNVHRSLRGGYVGATYFERCLK from the exons ATGATTAAGCTCTTTTCcctgaagcagcagaagaaagaagaggaatcTGCTGGaggaaacagaacaggagcCGGGGGGAAAAAAGCCAGCGCGGCCCAGCTCCGAATACAGAAAG acatcAATGAGTTAAACCTGCCAAAGACCTGTGAGATTAACTTCCCTGATGACGATGACCTGCTCAACTTCAGACTCATCATCTCACCAGATGAG GGTTTTTACAAAGGAGGAAAGTTTGTCTTCAGCTTCAAG gtaGGACAGGGTTACCCCCACGATCCCCCAAAGGTTAAGTGTGAGACGATGGTATATCACCCCAACATCGACCTGGAGGGAAATGTGTGCCTAAACATCTTGAG AGAGGACTGGAAGCCTGTGCTGACAATAAACTCCATCATTTACGGCCTACAGTACCTGTTTCTA GAGCCGAACCCAGAGGACCCGTTGAACAAGGAGGCGGCAGAGGTTCTCCAGACGAACCGGCGGCTCTTTGAGCAGAATGTCCATCGCTCTCTTAGGGGCGGCTACGTGGGTGCCACCTACTTTGAGAGGTGTCTTAAATAA
- the fbxl19 gene encoding F-box/LRR-repeat protein 19 isoform X2: MRTECGECHFCKDMKKFGGPGRMKQSCLLRQCTAPVLPHTAVCFACGEAGKEDTVDSEEEKFSLSLMECTICNEIIHPSCLKMGKAEGIINDEIPNCWECPKCHKEGKTSKDQADGSGKRRLDNGEVGRWKLTDDPPPKKKVPPSMDEAGRTEGGHKRKKEKELPQDSGPKKKMKGAHEKRLKKKPKQEESNGPASSGTGGAGGLQGSSTSSSSQPGGGSGGVGGGAGGTSSADQRSHHREKLERFKRMCLLERRAESSSSSSSSSESDSESDSDESLRGEQGGGSSPSSSSPAPPPPMVYANSSGGRTERERNRSERERERERERRLAELGFSASEESEGEGGRGEEEEREEEQGGGDKARRRGGGDSGIPSRGRKGGLLDGEEEDRTRKNASSLPPPSPLSSNQMPPSSQHDSFPGKQRSNGQEARNGRTRGGTGREGGEKENASGVLTNHRHSGGGGGGTKGSGSRGNKIRSNNKNQASRNNVSSSSSSIPTSNGGGGGGPGGGGLMMSAMAASPCSQPSRIAPRSQMMKRSPPAVPSPPRPIQMERHLVRPPPACPEPSCLPLDCGTSHIMTRDVWLRVFTYLSHRELCVCMRVCRTWSRWCCDKRLWTQIDLSRQRSITPPMLSGIIRRQPVSLNLGYTNISKKQLMWLINRLQGLLELNVSGCPWPVVSALCQAVCPCLRLLDVSRVEDLKDSHLRELLAPPPDTRTAHGETRVGRFQNVSELRLAGLDLTDASSRLLVRYVPHLSRLDLSQCGNITDQTVHTITSPISPLRESLTHINLAGCVKVTEQCVPLLRRCSSLQTVDLRSCSLLSSETGQLLSFPALAATATSSTSSSSSSANTAAASSSSSTSASSSSSCPPEDRTLLKNS; the protein is encoded by the exons ATGAGGACGGAGTGTGGCGAGTGTCACTTCTGTAAGGACATGAAGAAATTTGGAGGTCCTGGCCGCATGAAGCAGTCCTGTCTCCTGAGACAGTGCACAGcg ccagTGTTGCCTCACACTGCCGTGTGCTTTGCGTGTGGAGAGGCGGGAAAGGAAGACACTGTGGACTCTGAGGAGGAGAAGTTCAGCCTCTCTCTGATGGAATGCACCATCTGTAATGAAATCATCCACCCCAGCTGTCTGAAG ATGGGCAAAGCTGAAGGAATCATCAACGATGAGATCCCAAACTGCTGGGAGTGTCCAAAGTGTCACAAAGAGGGCAAGACCAGCAAG GACCAGGCCGATGGATCTGGGAAACGAAGGCTTGACAATGGGGAGGTGGGTCGCTGGAAGCTCACAGATGATCCTCCTCCTAAAAAGAAAGTACCCCCTTCCATGGACGAGGCAGGGAGGACGGAAGGGGGAcacaagaggaagaaggagaaggagctgCCTCAGGACAGCGGGCCCAAGAAGAAG ATGAAAGGAGCTCACGAAAAACGCCTCAAAAAG AAACCCAAACAGGAAGAGTCCAATGGTCCAGCCTCCTCAGGTAcgggaggagctggaggactgCAGGGCTCCTCCACCTCATCTTCTTCTCAGCCTGGAGGAGGCAGTGGGGGAGTCGGGGGAGGAGCTGGGGGGACATCGAGTGCAGACCAGCGCTCCCATCACAGAGAGAAACTGGAGCGTTTTAAAAGGATGTGCCTGCTGGAGCGTCGGGCTGAGTCCtcgtcttcatcctcctccagtTCTGAGTCCGACTCTGAGTCTGACTCCGATGAGTCCTTGAGGGGAGAGCAGGGGGGAGGCTCCTCACCCTCATCGTCCTCCCCTGCACCGCCTCCTCCCATGGTCTACGCCAACAGCAGTGGGGGCCGGACGGAGCGGGAGAGGAATCgcagtgagagggagagggagagggagagagagagacgcctGGCTGAGCTCGGCTTCAGTGCCAGCGAGGAGtcggagggggagggaggaaggggtgaggaggaggagcgggaaGAGGAGCAGGGAGGCGGAGACAAAGCCCGGcgaagagggggaggagattCGGGGATACCTTCACGAGGACGGAAAGGAGGGCTCttggatggagaggaggaggacaggaccaggaaaaacgcctcctccctccccccgcCTTCACCCCTCTCCTCCAATCAGATGCCTCCGTCTTCGCAACACGACAGCTTTCCGGGGAAGCAGCGCAGCAATGGGCAAGAAGCGCGCAATGGACGGACACGAGGTGGGAcgggaagggagggaggggagaaggaAAATGCCAGTGGGGTTCTGACCAATCACAGACAcagtgggggaggaggaggagggactaAAGGCAGCGGAAGTCGTGGCAATAAGATCCGTAGCAACAACAAGAACCAGGCATCCAGGAACAAcgtctcttcctcctcctcctccatccccacCTCTAATGGCGGCGGAGGGGGAGGTCCAGGGGGAGGCGGCCTGATGATGTCAGCGATGGCGGCATCTCCCTGCTCCCAGCCGTCGCGCATCGCCCCACGCTCTCAAATGATGAAGCGCAGCCCCCCGGCTGTGCCATCCCCCCCTCGACCCATTCAGATGGAGAGACACCTGGTGCGCCCGCCGCCTGCCTGCCCCGAGCCCAGCTGTCTGCCTCTGGACTGTGGAACGTCCCATATCATGACACGGGATGTTTGGCTCAGAGTCTTCACCTACCTGAGTCACCGggagctgtgtgtctgcatgagGGTCTGTCGCACCTGGAGCCGCTG GTGCTGTGACAAGAGGCTGTGGACTCAGATCGACCTCAGCCGGCAGCGCTCCATCACCCCCCCCATGCTGAGTGGTATCATCCGGCGACAGCCTGTCTCCCTCAACCTGGGCTACACCAATATCTCCAAGAAACAGCTGATGTGGCTTATCAACCGCCTGCAAG GTCTGCTGGAGCTCAATGTATCTGGGTGCCCGTGGCCAGTGGTTTCAGCTCTATGTCAGGCTGTCTGTCCCTGCCTGAGGCTGCTGGATGTCAGCAGAGTGGAGGACCTCAAAGACTCGCACCTGAGAGAGCTGCTTGCCCCCCCACCTGACACCAGGACAG CCCATGGTGAAACCAGAGTGGGCCGTTTCCAGAATGTgagtgagctgcgattggctggTTTGGACTTGACAGATGCTTCATCTCGTCTGTTGGTGCGTTACGTCCCTCACCTGAGCAGGTTGGACCTCAGTCAGTGTGGAAACATCACAGACCAGACGGTCCACACCATCACCTCCCCCATCTCCCCCCTGAGAGAGAGCCTCACCCACATCAACCTGGCAG GTTGTGTTAAAGTGACGGAGCAGTGTGTCCCGCTGCTGCGCCGCTGCTCCTCCCTGCAGACGGTTGACCTGCGCTCCTGTTCCCTCCTCTCATCTGAGACCGGGCAGCTTCTCTCCTTCCCCGCCCTCGCTGCCACTGCCACCTCCTCcacatcctcttcttcctcttctgccaacacagctgctgcttcatcttcctcatccacgtctgcctcctcctcttcttcctgtcctcctgAAGACAGAACGCTGCTCAAGAACAGCTAA